From Lactobacillus sp. PV012:
ATTAATTTAAAAAATATTGGAAAACAAGAAGCAGAGTTTTTAAAAAAAGCTTTTGAACATAATAAGGTTGCCCATGCTTATCTTTTTGAAGATACAATTCAAACGCAAGCTCTTGAAACAGCTTATTGGTTCGCATGCTTGTTTAATTGTGAAGCCGTCCAAAAACCAGATGGAACTTGTGATGAATGTCGAAGAATTTTAACAGAAAACAATCCTGATATTTTTCGTGTTAAACTAGAAGGTGGAAAACAATCAATTTCTATTGATCAAATAAGACCTTTAAAAGAAGAACTGGCAAAAAGTTCTCGTAAAGGAAAGATGAGATTTTTCATAATTGAAAATGCAGAAAAAATGACTTTGGCTGCTAATAATGCTTTACTTAACTTGTTAGAAGAACCAGGTGCACCAGTAGTTACAATTTTAATAACTAATAATGCCAATGCAATTTTACCAACAGTACGTTCAAGAACCCAGATCATTAAATTTAATGATGAACAAGGTGATAGTATTCAAGCAAAGTTGCTGGAGTATGGTTTAACTAAAGAGGAAATCGAAGAAGCTGGAGATTGGAGTAAAGTAGCACAAGAAGTAAAATATTTGTATCAAGAGTTAATGGAAAAAAATGATTTGGCTTTTGTAAGGGCACAGAGACTTAGTTCTGGTGCATCTAAGATAAGCATTCAAAAAATTATTCTCTATCAATTAAAGCAATTAGCAATTGATAATTTAGAAAAATCTGTTAATCTAGTTAAAAATGCTGAATTATTAGATGCATTAGTAGAAATTGATAAAATGAGAGCAAGTAATGTTAGTTTTACAAATGCTCTTAGTTATTTGGCAATAAAGTTTGAAGCATAGGGGTACGAAAAAATTGGATCCTTTTTCACAATTATCACAATTACATGACAAGTTAGATGAAATGTCTGAGACTGTTACTGGTTTAAAGGGTGATATCCTAGATATTTTAAAAGAAAATACAGAGTTAAGAGTTGAGAACCAACTTTTAAGAGAAAAATTAGATAAGTTAAATAAAAATAAACCTGAACCAGCTGAAGTCCATTCTCAAGAAGGACTAGCAGCAGTGCGCAATATTTATAAATCTGGTTATCATATTTGTAATACATACTATGGATTACATCATGATGAAAATGAAGATTGTATGCTTTGTCTAAGTATCTTAGATGGCGGTAGCGGGACTAGTAACTCAAAGACGCAGAAAGGATAGTTAGATGCAAAAGCAAAGTAGCTTTAAAAACAATAAAGTGGGTACCTTATTCTTAGTACCGACTCCAATTGGTAACCTAGAAGATATTACTTTACGTGCTAAAAGAATTCTTGCAGAAAGTGATTACATAGCTGCTGAAGACACAAGAACAAGCGGAATTTTGCTTGAAAAGATTGGTGTTCATAATCATATGATTTCTTTTCATAAGTTTAATTCCAAAAGTCGAGCACCTGAATTAATTGCGTTGCTTAAAGAAGGAAAAAATATTGCAGAAATTTCAGATGCAGGAATGCCGGTAATTTCTGATCCTGGATATTATTTGGTGCAAGAATGTATCAAGAATGATATCCCAGTTGTTTCATTACCTGGCCCATCTGCATTTGCGACTGCTTTAATTGCTTCTGGTTTTGATGCTCAACCATTTACCTATTGGGGGTTTATGCCACGCAAGGCTAGTGAACAAGTACCATTTTTTGAAAAAATGAAGGAGTTCAGAGGGACTTCAATTTTTTATGAAGCTCCACACAGACTTAAGAAGACCTTAAAAACTTTAGCAACTGTCTTAGAACCAAGTAGAGAAATTGCTTTAGCGCGTGAATTAACTAAAATTCATGAAGAATATCTTCGCGGAACTATTCAAGAGATTAATGAATACTTTGAAGAAAATGATCCTCGGGGTGAGTATGTAGTACTTGTTTCTCCGAATTCTGAAAAAGAAGAGACATTGTCATGGGATGAGTTAATTCAGAAGGTTAAAGATTTAGTAGCTGATAGTATTTCTAAAAAAGATGCTATTAAGCAAGTGGCTAAACAGTACCATGTTTCAAAAAATGAATTGTATGACAAATATCATCAAGGATAACTTATGGATACATTTGATTTAGAAAAGACGATTAGTTTTAGTAATTGTGATGAGCAAGGTCGCTTAAAATTAACGGCCTTGGTAGATTATATGATGGAAACTTCTAACACCCAATTAAATTTAAAAAGAGCTGGTGTAGAAGACTTAGGAGAAAAAGGCCTAGGTTGGGTAGTATTAGATTATGATTTTAATATTAAATCTTTGCCCAAAGCTGATGAAAAAGTGATCTTTTCAACACAAGCAAGTGGATATAACCGCTTCTTTGTTTACCGTGACTTTAGTGTCAAAAACATGAAGGGTGAAACTTTGCTTAATGTTAAAAGTCAGTGGATAATGTTTGATTTAAAGAAAAGAAAAATGGTTCCACCTGACAAAGATATTATTGATCGTTTTGATGGCTTAGAAGAAAAGACTGTCCGTTTCAAAAGAGCTCGTTCTCTAAAAGAAGTTAGCACTAAGGACACTTATCAAGTAAAATACTATGATCTTGATACCAATCATCATGTAACAAATAGTAAGTATTTTGAGTGGTTGATTGATAGTTTAGAAAGAGATTTTTTAAATACTCACTTACCAAGTCACTTAAATATTACTTTTAAAAGAGAAATTTATGATGATGAAGTAGTAGAGATAGAGAAATTTATTGATCGCGAAAAATTAGAGACACATCATGAAATTAAAGTTGGCGATGAAGTGGCAGCCTTAGCCAAAATAAGCTGGAAGAATTTAAAATAATTTAAAAGGAATGTGATGCCTGTGAAAATAAAAAATAAAAAGATTAATTTACAATCTTTAGTATTTTTAGCATTATTAGTAGCAATCAATATCGTCTTACAAAAAATTTCTTTTGGACCAGCTACCTTAAAGGTAGGATTAGGGTTTATTGGAAATATAATGCTAGGATACTATTTTGGGCCAATTTGGGGCGGCTTTGGTGCTTTGATAAGTGATTTACTTTCATCTGCTATTTTTGGAGTTGAAGGTGGCTTTTTTCCAGGGTTCACTTTATCGGCAGTTTTAGCAGTGGTGATTTATGGGTTATTTTTATACCATCAGCCTGTTAAATTATGGCGAATTGCAATTGCCACCATTTTAGTAACCATCATTGTAAATATTTTGTTAAACACATATTGGCTCCATCTTTTATATGGAATTAATTTGAAACTAGCATTTTTGCAACGAATTGCGAAGGAATTAATCGTCCCTTGGCTTCAGATTGC
This genomic window contains:
- a CDS encoding DNA polymerase III subunit, whose product is MINLKNIGKQEAEFLKKAFEHNKVAHAYLFEDTIQTQALETAYWFACLFNCEAVQKPDGTCDECRRILTENNPDIFRVKLEGGKQSISIDQIRPLKEELAKSSRKGKMRFFIIENAEKMTLAANNALLNLLEEPGAPVVTILITNNANAILPTVRSRTQIIKFNDEQGDSIQAKLLEYGLTKEEIEEAGDWSKVAQEVKYLYQELMEKNDLAFVRAQRLSSGASKISIQKIILYQLKQLAIDNLEKSVNLVKNAELLDALVEIDKMRASNVSFTNALSYLAIKFEA
- the yabA gene encoding DNA replication initiation control protein YabA — translated: MDPFSQLSQLHDKLDEMSETVTGLKGDILDILKENTELRVENQLLREKLDKLNKNKPEPAEVHSQEGLAAVRNIYKSGYHICNTYYGLHHDENEDCMLCLSILDGGSGTSNSKTQKG
- the rsmI gene encoding 16S rRNA (cytidine(1402)-2'-O)-methyltransferase, which translates into the protein MQKQSSFKNNKVGTLFLVPTPIGNLEDITLRAKRILAESDYIAAEDTRTSGILLEKIGVHNHMISFHKFNSKSRAPELIALLKEGKNIAEISDAGMPVISDPGYYLVQECIKNDIPVVSLPGPSAFATALIASGFDAQPFTYWGFMPRKASEQVPFFEKMKEFRGTSIFYEAPHRLKKTLKTLATVLEPSREIALARELTKIHEEYLRGTIQEINEYFEENDPRGEYVVLVSPNSEKEETLSWDELIQKVKDLVADSISKKDAIKQVAKQYHVSKNELYDKYHQG
- a CDS encoding acyl-[acyl-carrier-protein] thioesterase — its product is MDTFDLEKTISFSNCDEQGRLKLTALVDYMMETSNTQLNLKRAGVEDLGEKGLGWVVLDYDFNIKSLPKADEKVIFSTQASGYNRFFVYRDFSVKNMKGETLLNVKSQWIMFDLKKRKMVPPDKDIIDRFDGLEEKTVRFKRARSLKEVSTKDTYQVKYYDLDTNHHVTNSKYFEWLIDSLERDFLNTHLPSHLNITFKREIYDDEVVEIEKFIDREKLETHHEIKVGDEVAALAKISWKNLK
- a CDS encoding folate family ECF transporter S component; this encodes MPVKIKNKKINLQSLVFLALLVAINIVLQKISFGPATLKVGLGFIGNIMLGYYFGPIWGGFGALISDLLSSAIFGVEGGFFPGFTLSAVLAVVIYGLFLYHQPVKLWRIAIATILVTIIVNILLNTYWLHLLYGINLKLAFLQRIAKELIVPWLQIAIGYIILQALQRVKINRYFK